A window from Candidatus Cloacimonadota bacterium encodes these proteins:
- a CDS encoding protein MraZ, producing MSGPFNGYWENAVHNQRVIIPALFKRRFSEESQRTVVITAGFDNSIALYPLDNWYSTLAELAEGNEMEQDFRSMLIRCAVAEAELEGPGRVRLPERELRKAGISDRCVVKGDHHLISLWNPERFYTDLENYEAEIRSRFDAKLWHKGRK from the coding sequence ATGTCAGGACCATTCAACGGTTATTGGGAAAACGCGGTTCACAACCAACGGGTGATCATCCCAGCCCTGTTCAAGCGCAGATTCAGCGAAGAATCCCAGCGCACGGTGGTGATCACGGCCGGTTTCGACAATTCCATCGCCCTCTATCCATTGGACAATTGGTATTCCACGCTGGCAGAGCTGGCGGAAGGAAACGAAATGGAGCAGGATTTCCGCTCGATGCTGATCCGCTGCGCCGTGGCGGAAGCGGAACTGGAAGGCCCCGGCCGGGTGAGGCTGCCGGAACGCGAACTGCGCAAAGCGGGCATCAGCGACCGCTGCGTGGTGAAAGGCGACCACCACCTCATCTCTCTGTGGAATCCTGAACGCTTCTACACCGACCTTGAAAACTACGAGGCGGAAATCCGCAGCAGATTCGACGCCAAACTCTGGCACAAAGGCAGAAAATGA
- the rsmH gene encoding 16S rRNA (cytosine(1402)-N(4))-methyltransferase RsmH, with amino-acid sequence MNTYHTPVMLAECVAWLQPRTGGVYVDATLGGGGHTLGMLKAAKGIMVYGFDQDADALAEAKERLSEYGDSCELIGTNFSRLRTELALRKVKSIDGALFDLGVSSHQLDEQSRGFSFDGDAPLDMRMDRGQAYTAADAVNTLTQAELTRIFKEYGEELNAGRIAAKIVKERVKQPLQTTADLARVVESVAGKGSKESLKSKARIFQALRIHVNRELDVLAPALQDAIDLLAPGGRIVVLSYHSLEDRIVKNIFKTAADGCVCPPKAMSCNCGKHKQLALLNKKPLVPSDEETDSNSRSRSVKLRAAEKIMGEK; translated from the coding sequence ATGAATACTTACCACACCCCCGTGATGCTGGCTGAATGCGTTGCCTGGCTGCAACCGCGGACCGGCGGGGTGTATGTGGACGCCACTTTGGGCGGCGGCGGGCACACTTTGGGAATGCTGAAAGCGGCGAAAGGGATAATGGTTTACGGTTTTGACCAGGACGCCGACGCGCTGGCGGAGGCGAAGGAACGGCTGAGCGAATACGGAGATAGCTGCGAACTGATCGGCACGAATTTTTCCAGGCTGCGCACGGAACTCGCCCTGCGCAAAGTGAAAAGCATCGACGGCGCGCTTTTTGACCTGGGCGTGTCGTCACACCAACTGGATGAGCAGTCACGCGGCTTCAGCTTCGACGGCGACGCGCCTTTGGACATGCGCATGGACCGGGGGCAGGCCTACACCGCCGCCGACGCCGTGAACACGCTCACGCAGGCCGAACTGACCAGGATTTTCAAAGAATACGGCGAAGAGCTGAATGCAGGAAGGATCGCGGCGAAAATTGTGAAGGAACGCGTGAAGCAGCCTCTGCAAACAACAGCCGACCTGGCCCGCGTTGTCGAAAGCGTGGCGGGCAAGGGCAGCAAGGAATCGCTGAAGAGCAAAGCGCGCATATTCCAGGCTTTGCGCATCCACGTGAACCGCGAACTCGACGTGCTGGCCCCGGCTTTGCAAGACGCCATCGACCTGCTCGCCCCGGGCGGCAGGATTGTCGTGCTCAGCTACCATTCGCTGGAAGACAGGATAGTAAAGAACATTTTCAAAACCGCCGCCGACGGCTGCGTCTGCCCTCCCAAGGCGATGAGCTGCAACTGCGGCAAACACAAACAGCTGGCCCTGCTGAACAAAAAGCCGCTTGTGCCCAGCGATGAAGAGACCGATTCAAACAGCCGCTCCCGCAGCGTGAAACTGCGCGCGGCGGAAAAAATCATGGGGGAAAAATGA